A stretch of the Janthinobacterium sp. B9-8 genome encodes the following:
- a CDS encoding methyl-accepting chemotaxis protein, producing MTISKRLIFLIALSLTSSLLIASIAWQQLNSANESLQTITEQNIPAIHTLNQISLSFKERRVQLYQHIMAHDAEGKKKYEPRIQALSQEINDAVQKLNTSKWISSSELSAALAAYDPVFTEVLKLSRENNEEEAQTYVQQYGTVVGMQVNTALKKLADDNTRTINQAREQFNTDQQQAKLVFLSIVLLSCLLLLSLGSYIYKQIRKPLQDTVNTMQSIADKLDLSLRIPHTSKDEIGQMVQTINQVLAHIQGSLQQIQKNSSDVHQAATGLAQMAEQQSINAEIASETASAMAATVEEVSSSISLIAERSQDTRKISQAAHMQAELGITVIDNTVEQIYGIAAQVDEASRELGELQDSNKEIQNMVQIIKEIADQTSLLALNAAIEAARAGEEGRGFAVVADEVRKLAERTARSTQQIVGSVERIHQGANRAAERMLDVVGRVDQGVAMVGDAGKSMREIRSASHHVVAQVSDISLAINEQSAASHAMALQVERTASMAEEAHAAAKHEADSAKQLRKLANTMQNEVNRYRLS from the coding sequence ATGACGATTTCTAAACGACTTATTTTCCTGATTGCACTTTCACTTACATCTTCATTACTTATTGCCAGCATTGCTTGGCAGCAATTAAATAGTGCAAATGAATCTCTGCAAACAATCACTGAACAAAATATCCCTGCTATTCATACCCTCAATCAAATCAGCCTCTCTTTTAAAGAGCGCCGCGTGCAGCTTTATCAGCACATCATGGCCCACGATGCAGAAGGCAAAAAGAAGTACGAGCCGCGTATTCAAGCACTATCACAAGAAATTAACGACGCCGTACAAAAGCTCAATACCAGCAAATGGATAAGCAGCAGCGAGCTATCCGCCGCACTAGCCGCATACGATCCTGTTTTCACTGAAGTGCTCAAACTTTCCAGAGAAAACAATGAAGAAGAAGCCCAAACTTATGTGCAGCAGTACGGCACTGTAGTGGGCATGCAAGTCAATACCGCGCTAAAAAAATTAGCCGATGACAACACGCGCACCATTAATCAGGCCCGCGAGCAATTTAATACCGATCAACAGCAAGCCAAGCTGGTTTTCTTAAGCATTGTGCTACTGAGCTGCCTGCTGCTACTCAGCCTTGGCAGCTATATCTACAAACAAATACGTAAGCCTTTACAAGATACCGTCAATACCATGCAAAGCATTGCTGACAAACTGGATCTTTCCTTACGCATTCCGCACACCAGCAAGGACGAAATTGGCCAGATGGTGCAAACCATTAATCAGGTGCTGGCGCATATTCAAGGCTCTCTTCAGCAAATTCAAAAAAACAGCAGCGATGTTCATCAAGCAGCAACAGGGCTGGCCCAAATGGCCGAACAACAATCGATTAATGCCGAAATCGCCAGTGAAACGGCCTCGGCCATGGCGGCCACAGTAGAAGAAGTCAGCAGCAGCATTAGCCTGATCGCCGAGCGCAGCCAGGATACCCGTAAGATCAGCCAAGCGGCACACATGCAGGCCGAGCTGGGCATTACTGTGATTGATAATACGGTGGAGCAGATTTACGGCATTGCCGCCCAAGTAGACGAAGCGTCCAGAGAGCTTGGCGAGCTGCAAGACAGCAATAAAGAAATCCAGAACATGGTGCAAATCATTAAAGAAATCGCCGATCAAACCAGCTTGCTGGCGCTCAATGCCGCCATCGAAGCCGCCCGCGCCGGTGAAGAAGGCCGTGGTTTTGCCGTGGTAGCCGATGAAGTACGTAAGCTTGCCGAACGCACGGCCCGCTCTACCCAGCAGATTGTAGGCTCGGTAGAGCGCATCCATCAGGGCGCAAACCGCGCGGCAGAACGCATGCTGGATGTAGTGGGCCGAGTCGATCAAGGCGTGGCCATGGTGGGCGACGCAGGAAAATCCATGCGGGAAATTCGCAGCGCATCGCATCATGTGGTGGCGCAAGTCAGCGATATTTCTCTGGCCATTAACGAGCAAAGCGCGGCCAGCCACGCCATGGCCTTGCAAGTAGAACGCACCGCCAGCATGGCCGAAGAAGCCCACGCCGCCGCCAAACACGAAGCCGATTCGGCCAAGCAATTACGTAAACTGGCAAACACCATGCAAAACGAAGTAAACCGCTATCGTTTGAGCTAG
- a CDS encoding LysE family translocator, whose amino-acid sequence MFGIHDLGLFVISGLLLNMAPGPDSLLIVSRSAAQGWRSGSAAALGIGSGTLVHVFAAALGLSTLLATSAMAFTLVKYIGAAYLLYMGCTLLLSRASAPAISQPVQTLAYRAVFLQGFFCNLLNPKVALFFLAFVPQFISNDSPSKALAFILLGCIFNANGMLWCHFLAISSARISQRIQISSAFSSWMNRAIGAIFISFGIKLALFSRS is encoded by the coding sequence ATGTTTGGCATTCATGATTTAGGCTTGTTTGTTATTTCTGGTCTGCTACTCAATATGGCGCCGGGGCCGGATTCTTTGTTGATTGTTTCCCGTAGTGCTGCGCAAGGCTGGCGATCTGGCTCGGCCGCAGCGCTGGGGATAGGCAGCGGCACTTTGGTGCATGTTTTTGCCGCGGCTTTGGGCTTGTCAACCCTCTTAGCCACTTCGGCAATGGCATTTACGCTTGTGAAATATATAGGCGCAGCTTATTTACTTTATATGGGCTGCACGCTTTTATTGAGCCGGGCATCAGCACCTGCCATTAGCCAGCCAGTGCAAACACTCGCTTACCGGGCGGTTTTTCTGCAAGGCTTCTTCTGTAATTTACTTAATCCCAAAGTAGCCCTCTTTTTTCTCGCCTTTGTACCGCAATTTATTTCCAACGATTCTCCTTCCAAAGCTCTTGCATTTATCTTACTTGGCTGCATATTCAATGCCAATGGCATGCTATGGTGTCATTTTTTAGCCATCTCATCGGCAAGAATCAGCCAGCGCATTCAAATCAGCAGCGCTTTTTCTAGCTGGATGAATAGAGCGATCGGCGCGATTTTTATTTCTTTCGGCATCAAACTCGCCTTATTTAGCCGCAGTTAA
- a CDS encoding metal ABC transporter ATP-binding protein — translation MMEVHHLTLCYRDRAAVHSLSGRFETGSHTAIVGPNGAGKSTLLSALAGIKTPDEGHIHAHGKVAYLAQLSTLDKQFPLMVRELALAGAWSRRGAWRGLSKQDREQADSALEQVGLSDFANAPISNLSGGQLQRARFARLIVEDADVLLLDEPFANVDSTTIDKLLEVQHNWHRMGKTQITVLHDISQVRAHYPQTLLLAQSAIAWGNTSDVLTESLLAEANRRAQHWRNDAAWCEVCE, via the coding sequence ATGATGGAAGTCCACCACCTTACCCTGTGCTATCGCGACAGGGCTGCTGTTCACTCGCTATCTGGCCGCTTTGAAACCGGCAGCCACACCGCGATTGTCGGCCCCAATGGCGCGGGTAAATCAACGCTGCTCTCTGCCTTGGCGGGCATCAAAACGCCGGATGAAGGCCATATCCATGCCCACGGCAAGGTGGCGTATTTAGCACAGCTTTCAACACTGGATAAACAATTTCCCTTAATGGTCAGAGAATTGGCCTTGGCGGGTGCTTGGTCCCGGCGCGGCGCTTGGCGTGGCTTGTCTAAGCAAGATCGTGAGCAAGCCGATAGTGCTTTAGAGCAAGTCGGCTTAAGTGACTTTGCCAATGCCCCCATCAGCAATCTATCGGGCGGGCAGCTGCAAAGAGCGCGTTTTGCACGGCTGATTGTAGAAGACGCCGATGTGCTGCTGCTAGACGAGCCCTTTGCCAATGTAGATAGCACCACCATCGATAAGCTTTTAGAAGTGCAACACAACTGGCATCGCATGGGTAAAACACAGATCACCGTTTTGCACGATATTTCGCAAGTACGGGCGCATTATCCACAAACGCTGCTACTGGCCCAATCGGCCATCGCATGGGGCAACACTTCAGATGTACTGACCGAATCGCTGCTGGCCGAGGCCAATCGTCGCGCCCAGCACTGGCGTAATGATGCCGCTTGGTGCGAGGTATGCGAATAA
- the pnuC gene encoding nicotinamide riboside transporter PnuC encodes MSILEIIGFIASLLGIWLATRSHVLTWPLQLIASLLYVWLFFDAKLFGESLLQFVYAALAIYGWWMWKRSATDHSLPISKLSRREWLLINGGGLLLTLLVTRFQVQFLPTDLPLLDSGIFVFGLIAQWMQARKKIENWPYWIALDLIASGVYAYKGLHLTAVLYIILTALAISGWISWRKEIAKEMPKV; translated from the coding sequence GTGTCTATATTAGAAATCATTGGTTTTATCGCTTCCTTACTGGGAATCTGGCTTGCAACACGTAGCCATGTGCTCACCTGGCCGCTGCAACTGATCGCTAGCTTACTGTATGTATGGCTATTTTTTGATGCAAAGCTGTTTGGTGAAAGCCTGCTGCAATTTGTCTACGCCGCACTTGCTATTTATGGCTGGTGGATGTGGAAGCGTAGCGCCACGGATCACTCACTGCCAATCAGCAAACTCAGCCGCCGCGAATGGTTACTGATTAATGGCGGCGGCCTGCTGCTCACCCTGCTTGTTACCCGTTTTCAAGTACAGTTTTTACCCACCGATCTGCCCTTGCTTGATTCAGGCATTTTTGTATTTGGCCTGATCGCCCAATGGATGCAAGCGCGCAAAAAAATCGAAAACTGGCCCTACTGGATTGCCCTCGATCTGATTGCCTCCGGCGTTTACGCCTATAAAGGTCTGCACCTGACTGCCGTGCTCTACATCATCCTGACCGCACTGGCCATCTCCGGCTGGATAAGCTGGCGCAAAGAGATCGCAAAAGAGATGCCCAAGGTATGA
- a CDS encoding YidC/Oxa1 family membrane protein insertase has product MELWALWTNVFTVSISMLTSHLGLSEALAIILLTLCVRAAMMPLSLASAHQMHKNKLAIAKLKPMQAKLSERHKSNPRELIKQTMALYREHGISFFSKAMLVNLTSRTVFGIGFFHALSRMSITSKFLWIASLTKPNFVLNILVGALMFLGLILMPGATSDTSSMLMLMIPVIISIIALLSLPAAIGVYWASSNAATIVQALLLRGMIKRAEQRTSLV; this is encoded by the coding sequence ATGGAGCTGTGGGCCTTATGGACAAATGTATTTACAGTAAGTATCAGCATGCTGACATCCCATCTGGGCCTATCTGAAGCGCTCGCCATTATACTGCTCACGCTCTGCGTTCGCGCCGCCATGATGCCGCTATCGCTCGCCTCAGCGCATCAAATGCATAAAAACAAATTAGCAATAGCTAAGCTAAAGCCCATGCAGGCCAAGCTCAGCGAGCGACACAAGAGCAACCCACGCGAACTCATAAAGCAAACTATGGCGCTGTATCGCGAGCATGGCATTTCTTTTTTTAGTAAGGCCATGCTGGTCAACCTGACTTCACGTACTGTGTTTGGCATAGGGTTTTTCCATGCTTTAAGCCGCATGAGTATTACCTCAAAGTTTCTATGGATTGCCAGCTTAACCAAGCCCAATTTTGTACTGAACATTTTAGTGGGTGCTCTGATGTTCCTCGGCTTGATCCTCATGCCTGGCGCAACGAGCGACACTAGCAGCATGCTAATGCTGATGATTCCGGTGATTATTTCCATCATCGCCCTCCTCTCCTTACCCGCCGCGATCGGTGTTTATTGGGCCAGCTCAAATGCCGCGACCATTGTGCAGGCGCTTTTGCTCAGAGGCATGATTAAGCGTGCGGAACAGCGCACTTCGCTAGTTTAA
- a CDS encoding AAA family ATPase encodes MKIAIVGPESCGKSTLAQDLSAALNAPWVAEYVREYFAQKGTNDYQLSDIIAIAQGQLAAEAAHNAPLLICDTTALVCKIWAQVRYGHCPDALTALYHPQDYALHLLTRPDLPWEPDPLRENPNDRDYLFDLYEADLKASGANYVVVAGARKRRLAIAMEEVLELRKKSND; translated from the coding sequence ATGAAAATCGCCATCGTCGGCCCGGAATCCTGCGGCAAATCCACCTTGGCGCAAGATCTGTCCGCGGCGCTCAATGCACCGTGGGTGGCCGAATACGTGCGTGAGTACTTCGCCCAAAAAGGCACAAATGATTACCAGCTAAGCGACATCATCGCCATCGCCCAAGGCCAGCTTGCAGCCGAGGCGGCCCACAATGCCCCGCTACTGATCTGTGACACCACCGCACTCGTGTGCAAAATATGGGCACAAGTGCGCTACGGCCACTGCCCCGACGCACTCACTGCCCTCTACCACCCCCAAGACTACGCCCTCCACCTGCTCACCCGCCCGGACCTCCCATGGGAGCCCGACCCCCTGCGCGAAAACCCCAACGACAGAGACTATTTATTTGATCTTTACGAAGCAGATTTAAAAGCCAGCGGTGCAAATTATGTGGTGGTGGCAGGGGCGAGAAAGAGGCGATTAGCGATCGCGATGGAGGAAGTTTTAGAATTGAGGAAAAAAAGTAACGATTGA
- a CDS encoding thymidine kinase produces MAKLYFRYSAMNAGKSTAMLQVAHNYEERDMQIALFTAAIDDRHSVGTVASRLGMTRQAEIFNADTDFNQLFASRKVACILIDEAQFLSPEQVKQLHILAHQSNFPVICYGLRTDFSGEPFPGSTYLLALADDLEEMKTICQCGKKATMNPRVNAQGCREGSGEQILIGGNSRYQAMCAKCFYSAKIV; encoded by the coding sequence ATGGCCAAACTCTATTTTCGCTATTCCGCAATGAATGCGGGTAAATCTACGGCCATGCTGCAAGTTGCCCATAATTACGAAGAACGCGATATGCAAATTGCCCTGTTTACCGCAGCGATTGACGACAGGCATAGCGTAGGTACCGTGGCTTCCCGCCTTGGCATGACCCGGCAAGCAGAGATTTTTAATGCGGATACCGATTTTAACCAGCTATTTGCCAGCAGAAAAGTCGCCTGTATTTTAATTGATGAAGCGCAGTTTCTTAGCCCGGAACAAGTCAAACAGCTGCATATTCTGGCCCACCAAAGCAATTTTCCGGTGATTTGCTATGGTCTTCGCACTGATTTCTCAGGCGAGCCATTTCCAGGCTCCACCTATTTATTAGCGCTGGCCGATGATTTGGAAGAAATGAAAACCATTTGTCAGTGCGGCAAGAAAGCCACTATGAATCCACGCGTTAATGCGCAAGGCTGCCGTGAAGGCTCGGGCGAGCAAATCTTGATTGGCGGCAATTCCAGATACCAAGCCATGTGTGCCAAATGCTTTTACTCGGCCAAAATTGTCTAA
- a CDS encoding metal ABC transporter permease, translating to MAQFEIISAVSEFAFMRRALIGSMALAIGCAPVGVLLLLRRMSLFGDALSHAVLPGAAIGFLLGGLTLPWLAGGGLIAGLLVALAASVVARKSRLNEDASFAGFYLLALAIGVLIVSKWGSSVDLIHLLFGSVLAIDDPSLLIVSSVASITLLWLAIEYRGIVLECADSGFIAATSGNGMRFHIGFMVIAVLNFVAAFQAMGTLMAVGLMMLPAATARLWVERLSMLFAVSWLIALFACVAGLVASYQWDLPSGPAIVLIAGGLYCLSLLFAPFGLFIRRKARHHAV from the coding sequence ATGGCTCAATTTGAAATCATCAGCGCGGTCAGCGAATTTGCATTTATGCGCCGCGCCCTGATCGGCAGCATGGCGCTGGCTATCGGCTGCGCCCCTGTCGGCGTTTTATTACTACTACGCCGCATGTCTTTATTTGGCGATGCGCTATCGCACGCCGTTTTACCCGGTGCGGCCATTGGTTTTTTACTCGGCGGGCTCACCTTACCCTGGCTGGCCGGAGGCGGCTTGATCGCTGGCCTGCTCGTTGCCCTTGCTGCCAGTGTGGTGGCTAGAAAATCGCGTTTAAATGAAGATGCCAGCTTTGCCGGGTTTTATTTATTGGCCCTCGCCATTGGTGTGCTGATTGTTTCTAAATGGGGCAGCAGCGTCGATCTGATTCATCTTTTATTTGGCTCAGTATTGGCGATTGATGATCCATCGCTCTTGATTGTTAGCTCCGTGGCCAGCATTACCCTGCTTTGGCTGGCGATTGAATATCGCGGCATTGTGCTGGAATGCGCCGATTCTGGCTTTATCGCCGCCACCAGCGGCAACGGCATGCGCTTTCATATTGGCTTTATGGTGATTGCTGTGCTTAATTTTGTGGCCGCATTTCAAGCGATGGGCACGCTGATGGCCGTAGGCCTGATGATGCTACCCGCCGCCACCGCCCGCCTCTGGGTGGAACGCTTGTCGATGCTGTTTGCCGTATCTTGGCTGATCGCCCTCTTTGCCTGCGTCGCAGGGCTAGTCGCGTCTTACCAATGGGATTTACCCTCAGGCCCCGCCATTGTTTTAATTGCTGGCGGGCTGTACTGCCTGTCGCTGCTCTTCGCCCCCTTCGGCTTATTTATCCGCCGCAAAGCGAGGCATCATGCTGTTTAG
- a CDS encoding RecQ family ATP-dependent DNA helicase produces the protein MLNAVPLSEQLQHYFGFSQFRNGQREVVEALVDGHSAMAIFPTGSGKSLCYQLAALQMPHLTLVISPLLALIRDQLAFLQSKDIASAAIDSSQSREETQQVMKDAQEGKLKILMVSVERLKNERFRRFIAQIPVSLLVIDEAHCISEWGHNFRPDYLKLPDYKRELNIPQALLLTATATPAVIKDMAAKFAIQDEHITVTGFYRSNLHLHIRPTESTHKDATLIHVLGKTPNAPCVVYVTQQNTAEVVATMLQSKGIHATAYHAGLDNVVRQQIQDDFMRGESQVIVATIAFGMGIDKSDIRQVIHYDLPKSVENYSQEIGRAGRDGEKSLCTLLGSQDGLNLLQNFVYGDTPEQASIAKVLQNIVSNTENGQWEMTLYDLSSQSNIRQLPLKTLLVYLNMQGKIQPLYSYYSEYRFVLQMSEADLLGNFKEERRDFITSLLKHSKLARTWYSFDFDSFLGEFPAQRQRAVAALEYLDESGYLRLETKQMTDVYQVLTPINPDELSLSFYQQFNAKEQKEIGRLAQMLALFESTQCLSHTLAVYFGDEAAPAACGHCSVCHGKPATLPAPPALVPVDDLDLEAMCADLLIKAGKPLSAHLLSCFLCGITLPLLTKYRASKMAYFGKLADYPFADVRAAFAAS, from the coding sequence ATGCTTAACGCCGTACCGCTTTCTGAACAACTTCAACACTATTTTGGCTTTAGCCAGTTTCGTAATGGTCAGCGTGAAGTCGTTGAAGCACTAGTGGACGGGCATTCGGCGATGGCGATTTTTCCGACTGGATCAGGAAAATCGCTCTGTTATCAGCTTGCTGCCTTACAAATGCCCCATCTCACTCTGGTTATTTCCCCGCTTTTGGCTTTAATCCGCGATCAGCTGGCTTTTCTGCAAAGTAAGGACATCGCCTCGGCCGCCATTGATTCCAGCCAAAGCCGCGAAGAAACCCAGCAGGTTATGAAAGATGCGCAGGAAGGCAAGCTTAAGATTTTGATGGTGTCGGTAGAGCGTTTAAAAAATGAGCGATTCCGGCGCTTTATTGCGCAAATCCCCGTCTCGCTTTTGGTGATCGACGAGGCGCACTGTATTTCTGAATGGGGCCATAACTTCCGCCCCGATTATCTGAAGCTACCTGATTACAAACGCGAATTAAACATCCCGCAGGCGCTGTTGCTGACTGCAACGGCCACCCCGGCGGTGATTAAAGATATGGCGGCCAAATTTGCTATTCAGGACGAGCACATTACCGTTACCGGCTTTTATCGCTCTAATTTGCATCTGCATATTCGCCCCACAGAAAGCACCCATAAAGACGCCACGCTGATTCATGTGCTTGGCAAAACACCCAATGCGCCCTGTGTGGTGTATGTTACCCAGCAAAATACCGCCGAAGTGGTCGCGACCATGTTACAGAGCAAGGGCATTCACGCCACCGCCTACCATGCGGGGCTGGATAATGTGGTCCGCCAGCAGATTCAAGACGATTTTATGCGAGGCGAGTCACAAGTGATTGTAGCGACGATTGCCTTTGGCATGGGCATCGATAAAAGCGATATCCGTCAGGTGATTCACTACGACTTACCTAAATCGGTAGAAAACTACAGCCAGGAAATTGGCCGCGCCGGGCGTGATGGTGAAAAATCGCTCTGTACTTTACTGGGCAGCCAGGATGGCCTGAATCTACTGCAAAACTTTGTGTATGGCGATACGCCAGAGCAGGCATCGATTGCCAAAGTATTGCAAAATATTGTGAGCAACACAGAAAACGGCCAGTGGGAAATGACGCTGTACGATTTATCCTCGCAAAGCAATATTCGCCAATTGCCATTAAAAACGCTGTTGGTTTATTTAAATATGCAGGGAAAAATCCAGCCCCTATATAGCTATTACAGCGAATACCGTTTTGTATTACAAATGAGCGAAGCCGATCTTTTGGGGAATTTTAAAGAAGAGCGCCGCGACTTTATTACATCTTTACTCAAGCATTCCAAGCTCGCCCGCACATGGTATAGCTTTGATTTTGATTCTTTCCTCGGCGAATTCCCCGCTCAACGCCAGCGTGCCGTTGCAGCCTTAGAGTATCTGGATGAGAGCGGCTATTTGCGCCTGGAAACCAAGCAAATGACCGACGTTTATCAAGTATTAACGCCGATTAATCCGGATGAATTATCGCTCAGCTTTTACCAGCAATTTAATGCCAAAGAGCAAAAAGAAATTGGCCGCCTCGCCCAAATGCTGGCGCTCTTTGAAAGCACGCAATGCCTGAGCCATACCTTAGCCGTTTACTTTGGTGACGAAGCCGCCCCTGCCGCCTGTGGTCATTGCAGCGTATGCCACGGCAAGCCAGCCACGCTACCCGCCCCACCAGCACTTGTGCCGGTTGATGATTTAGACTTAGAAGCCATGTGTGCCGATCTGCTTATCAAGGCAGGCAAGCCACTCAGCGCCCATTTGCTCAGCTGTTTTCTGTGCGGCATCACCTTGCCACTACTCACCAAATATCGCGCCAGTAAAATGGCCTATTTTGGCAAACTGGCGGATTACCCCTTTGCCGACGTAAGAGCTGCGTTTGCTGCAAGCTAG
- a CDS encoding carbon-nitrogen hydrolase family protein: MNRAHRSPRIAIVQSKMHWRCEENTIAILENLAQAAEAGAHICVFPELAITGFHRLIKTEAEPLRVEHALRQIRNLCNEKSIACVVGTPTFTQDKPPFNSHIHINEFGEIAAVISKIGLTASEASFFAAGSSRTIAHLHQTRCTSVLCREVEDLESISTQLTPGICDIIFWPSLIGHAPSNPPDPFEIDYLPMAQQLAKQSAAHLIQCNWPNSLNTPDACYLGESAVISATGELLFKLPRNQAGMAIFILGSDQYRWLAREPLKSNPAIAIE; the protein is encoded by the coding sequence ATGAATAGAGCCCATCGTTCTCCCCGCATTGCCATCGTTCAATCCAAAATGCATTGGCGCTGCGAAGAAAACACAATTGCTATTCTGGAAAATTTAGCCCAAGCGGCAGAGGCAGGGGCGCACATATGTGTTTTTCCGGAACTGGCGATCACGGGTTTTCACCGCTTGATTAAAACAGAAGCAGAGCCGCTTCGTGTCGAGCACGCCTTACGCCAGATACGCAACCTTTGTAATGAAAAATCAATTGCTTGCGTGGTTGGCACCCCGACTTTTACTCAGGATAAGCCGCCATTTAACAGCCATATTCATATTAACGAGTTTGGTGAAATCGCTGCTGTGATCAGCAAAATCGGCCTTACAGCTAGCGAAGCTAGCTTTTTTGCTGCGGGATCAAGCCGCACTATTGCTCATTTACACCAAACTCGCTGCACATCAGTGCTTTGCCGTGAAGTAGAGGATTTAGAGTCCATCAGCACGCAACTCACTCCAGGCATTTGCGATATTATTTTTTGGCCTAGTCTCATTGGACACGCCCCCAGCAATCCGCCAGATCCTTTTGAAATAGATTACCTGCCTATGGCTCAGCAGCTTGCAAAGCAATCAGCAGCCCATCTTATTCAATGTAACTGGCCTAACTCGCTCAATACGCCAGACGCTTGTTATCTTGGCGAAAGTGCAGTCATCTCTGCGACAGGTGAGCTACTGTTTAAACTCCCCAGAAATCAAGCAGGAATGGCGATTTTTATACTCGGCAGCGATCAATACAGATGGCTAGCACGGGAGCCTCTTAAATCCAATCCTGCCATCGCCATTGAATAG